In one Melopsittacus undulatus isolate bMelUnd1 chromosome 4, bMelUnd1.mat.Z, whole genome shotgun sequence genomic region, the following are encoded:
- the NOC3L gene encoding nucleolar complex protein 3 homolog — MKPRKNTKRVPSFRKLLRTSKIKLDNKLKNKQYKQQSAAKKYRKEQKKLREAVRDAISKKPFPLEECRKNQAEKREEEEEDALPLDMMDEDDLKLMEDLALKASFLTRDLSSNEPVHIKKRKHESVIEKYEKVPRRMQTEPEKELIHLLPIKDKSGIIPQTVEKPVPSDAQDEEEDTEMEDAEDFNEEPLPVLTPEEMAAQRRQKLQERKMHIAALASAILSDPDNNIKKLKELRAMLMEQDPNVAVIVRKLVMVSLMEIFKDIAPSYKIRPLTEAEKATKVKKETQKLREFEEGLVSQYKFYLENLEQTIKDWKQRKLKKSNVISLKAYKGLAEIAVKCLCELLVALPHFNFHNNIIVLIVPLMNDASKMISELCCEAVKKLFKQDKLGYASLGVVKVISGLVKGRNYDVRPEVLKVFLHLRIKEVELQKDSEDIAPKKKFMTYKEKRKNLSRMQRKWKKAEEKLERELLEAEASESKEKKLKLHTETLNIVFVTYFRILKKAQKSPLLPAVLEGLAKFAHLINVEFFDDLLIVLHSLIASGDLSYRESLHCILSAFHILSGQGDVLNIDPMKFYTHLYKTLFSLHAGGTNDDIGIVLQCLDVMFAKRRKQVSQQRALAFLKRLSTLALHVLPNSSVGILATNRILMQTFPRMDLLLDNESQGSGVYLPELDEPEHCNAQNTALWELHLLQRHYHPTVQKFAAHLIAGAPTEGSAALSLDLSQRPATEHFEAYSMRGMTFNPPVASVTPRKKDTFSQMDSFIDEELNNQLQQHRSGTIAQKLLDFAKHLKASSLL, encoded by the exons ATGAAGCCG agaaaaaacacaaaacgAGTTCCAAGCTTTCGCAAATTACTGAGAACTAGTAAAATCAAGCTTGACAACAAATTAAAGAATAAACAGTACAAGCAGCAGAGTGCTGCTAAGAAGTACCgaaaagagcaaaagaagctAAGGGAGGCTGTCAGAGATGCTATCTCTAAAAAACCTTTTCCATTGGAAGAATGCAGGAAAAATCAAG CTGAAAAAcgggaagaagaggaagaagatgctCTTCCACTGGACATGATGGATGAAGATGACTTAAAATTAATGGAAGATTTGGCTCTAAAAGCATCCTTTTTAACCAGAGATCTTTCTTCTAA tgaacCTGTTCATATCAAAAAACGAAAGCATGAAAGTGTGATTGAAAAATATGAGAAGGTGCCAAGACGTATGCAAACCGAGCCAGAAAAAGAGCTCATCCATCTGCTTCCCATCAAAGACAAGAGTGGCATTATTCCCCAAACTGTGGAAAAGCCAG TTCCCAGTGATGCACAGGATGAAGAAGAGGATACAGAAATGGAGGATGCAGAGG ACTTTAATGAAGAACCCCTGCCCGTTCTCACTCCTGAAGAAATGGCTGCTCAAAGGAGAcaaaagctgcaggaaagaaagatgcACATAGCTGCCTTAGCGTCTGCCATTCTGTCTGATCCAGATAACAAT ATTAAGAAGTTGAAGGAGCTGCGTGCCATGTTGATGGAGCAGGATCCTAATGTGGCTGTGATTGTTCGAAAGCTGGTCATGGTTTCTTTGATGGAGATATTCAAAGATATTGCGCCTTCTTACAAAATCCGGCCTCTgactgaagcagaaaaggctACCAAG gttaaaaaagaaactcaGAAACTGAGAGAATTTGAAGAAGGCCTTGTAAGTCAGTATAAATTTTACTTGGAAAATCTGGAACAAACAATTAAAG ATTGGAAACAAAGGAAGTTGAAGAAAAGCAATGTCATCTCATTAAAAGCATATAAAGGTCTGGCAGAAATAGCAGTGAAGTGTCTGTGTGAGCTGCTTGTGGCCCTACCCCACTTTAACTTCCACAATAATATTATTGTTCTGATTGTTCCGCTCATGAATGATGCATCAAAAATG ATTTCTGAACTGTGCTGTGAGGCAGTTAAGAAGCTCTTTAAACAAGACAAGTTGGGCTATGCTTCACTTGGTGTAGTTAAAGTAATTTCTGGCCTTGTGAAAGGTAGAAATTATGATGTCAGACCTGAG GTACTAAAAGTATTTCTTCACTTAAGAATTAAGGAAGTAGAATTGCAAAAAGATTCTGAAGATATTGCACCAAAGAAAAAGTTCATGActtacaaagagaaaaggaaaaatctttcAAGAATGCAAAGAAAG tggaagaaagcagaagagaagctggaacGAGAACTCTTGGAAGCAGAAGCATcggaaagtaaagaaaaaaaactgaagcTG catACAGAGACCCTGAATATTGTGTTTGTAACTTACTTTAGAATCTTGAAGAAAGCTCAGAAGTCTCCACTTTTGCCAGCCGTGCTAGAAGGTCTTGCGAA GTTTGCTCATCTCATAAATGTGGAATTTTTTGATGACCTGTTGATTGTCCTTCATTCGCTTATTGCATCTGGG GATTTAAGCTATCGTGAGAGTCTTCATTGCATTCTCAGTGCTTTTCATATACTCTCTGGTCAAG GTGATGTTCTTAACATCGATCCGATGAAATTCTACACACATCTTTACAAGACACTGTTCAGCCTACATGCAG GTGGTACCAATGATGACATAGGGATTGTGCTCCAGTGCCTGGATGTCATGTTTGCCAAGCGGAGAAAGCAAGTTTCCCAGCAACGAGCTCTTGCTTTCCTAAAGCGACTCTCCACACTTGCTCTTCATGTACTTCCGAATTCCAGTGTTGGGATCTTAGCAACAAACAGGATATTAATGCAA aCTTTCCCAAGGATGGACCTCTTACTGGACAATGAATCTCAAGGCAGTGGAGTTTATCTTCCAGAACTAGATGAACCAGAACATTGCAATGCTCAGAACACAGCTCTGTGGGAGCTGCATTTATTGCAG agACACTATCATCCAACAGTGCAGAAATTTGCAGCTCACCTTATTGCTGGAGCTCCAACTGAAGGCTCAGCAGCTCTTTCACTTGATTTGAGCCAAAG GCCTGCTACAGAACATTTTGAGGCATACAGTATGAGAGGAATGACCTTTAATCCTCCTGTTGCATCAGTAACACCCAGAAAAAAG